The following are encoded in a window of Castanea sativa cultivar Marrone di Chiusa Pesio chromosome 5, ASM4071231v1 genomic DNA:
- the LOC142635939 gene encoding sister chromatid cohesion protein PDS5 homolog A isoform X3, whose protein sequence is MAQKLQLQLKEVGSKLETLPSTKDSLVKLLKQAATCLSELDQSPSASIMESMQPFLNAIVKPELLRHQDRDVKLLVATCICEITRITAPEAPYSDDVLKDIFRLIVSTFSGLSDTSGPSFGRRVVILETLAKYRSCVVMLDLECDDLVNEMFSTFFAVASDDHSESVLSSMQTIMVVLLEESEDVREDLLFVILSILGRNRSDITMAARRLAMNVVEHCAGKLEAGIKQFLVSSISGDNRSLNSQIDHHEVIFDIYRCAPQILLGVAPYLTGELLTDQLDTRLKAVGLVGDLFSLPGTAIPEAFQPIFSEFLKRLTDRVVEVRMCVLEHVKSCLLSNPLRAEAAQIIDALCDRLLDFDENVRKQVVAVICDVACQALNAIPLETVKLVAERVRDKSLLVKKYTMERLAEIYRVYCLKCSDGSIMSDDFDWIPGKILRCFYDKDFRSDTIESILCGSLFPIESSVKDIVKHWVRVFSGFDKVEVKALERILEQKQRLQQEMQRYLSLRQMNQDGDAPEIQKKVIFCFRIMSRSFADPTKAEENFQILDQLKDANIWKILTNLVDPNTNFHQAYTFRDDLLRILGEKHRLYEFLSNLSVKCSYLLFNKEHVKEILLEAATQKSTGNAQYTQSCMNILVILARFSPLLLSGSEGELLNFLKDDDEIIKEGVLHVLARAGGTIREQLADSLADSLSSIDLILERLCLEGSRRQAKYAVHALAAITKDDGLKSLSVLYKRLVDMLEEKTHLPAVLQSLGCIAQTAMPVFETRESEIEDFIINKILKCSNKAEDDSKASWDDRSELCLLKIFGIKTLVKSYLPVKDAHVRPGINGLLDILRNILSLGEISKDIESSSVDKAHLRLASAKGILRLSKHWDEKIPVDIFYLTLRTSEISFPQAKKLFLSKVHQYIKDRHLDAKYACAFLIGSKPLEFEEDKQNLADIIQMYHQAKARQLSVQSDGNSLTNYPEYILPFLVHALAHHSCPNIDECKDVKAFELIYRQLHLIISMLVQRDEDAKSEASTNKEKEKEVISVINSIFHSIKCSEDVVDAAKSKNSHAICDLGLSITKRLAAKEDDLQGLTASIPLPSMVYKSFEKKEGDDSVANVEQTWLADENILTHFESLKLETDEKQVFSEGAQDEEKHGEVDGNEIPIGKMLKHLKSKGAKAKQVKKNKSSPAEAKKAENDVDILKMVREINIDNLGMSTKFESSNGHEHFPSKKAKVDPKHEKGKKRIASDATSVQVPKRRRSSPAHSAFRSPTSTSKSRSRVSGDEFDRGRLSPVQSIEMDQDTGSDVKDKISTQKKKVAGAETDLLVSSIQKNKSSSSKQKGKLSDRGHNDEENEVGEANDHDVEKPNVLTETDKINISSNVKSPMGSSRKRKRRSIAGLAKCTSKAGGLDIEDLSGCRIKVWWPMDKKFYQGTVKSYDPLKGKHVVLYEDGDVEVLRLEKERWELVDNGRKPSKKQKLNSSKGTPSKEVSPGKKNKNSGGSHRNKESIKNVKGKRTPKRNPKHGRKGVLKSDLGEAEDKGNSDMPNPEPTTSSKADEMNSDDSEGEQAEMDENLTDSEEPEKEVKSVSKTKQLEDTEKSPDLADEPGGEENPDSEGISAEDSETVPQDSQNGPEEKSHSEDKEADESSSTLKEVSNEEDKSDSEGNQETNESSPTKPKKPRRESLDPSDAPDAEISDDEPLMKWKRRAGKRKSGSRR, encoded by the exons aTGGCTCAGAAGCTTCAGCTTCAGCTGAAGGAGGTCGGATCCAAGCTCGAGACTCTTCCTTCTACCAAAGACTCTCTCGTCAAGCTCTTGAAG CAAGCTGCAACATGTCTCTCTGAGTTGGATCAATCACCATCGGCTTCAATCATGGAGTCAATGCAGCCTTTTCTTAATGCAATCGTCAAGCCTGAATTGCTGAGGCATCAAGATAGGGATGTCAAGCTTCTAGTAGCAACATGTATCTGTGAGATAACCCGCATTACTGCACCTGAAGCTCCTTACAGTGATGATGTTCTAAAG GATATCTTTCGTTTGATTGTGAGCACTTTTAGTGGGTTAAGTGATACGAGTGGTCCATCATTTGGTAGGAGAGTGGTCATTTTGGAGACTCTTGCAAAATATAGGTCATGTGTTGTGATGTTGGATCTTGAATGTGATGATCTGGTGAATGAAATGTTCAGTACATTTTTTGCTGTTGCCAG TGATGATCATTCAGAAAGTGTTCTGTCATCAATGCAAACAATTATGGTTGTACTCTTAGAGGAGAGTGAGGATGTCAGGGAGGATCTTTTGTTTGTTATATTGTCTATACTGGGTCGTAATAGAAGT GATATTACTATGGCTGCAAGGAGGCTTGCGATGAATGTCGTAGAGCACTGTGCAGGAAAACTTGAAGCTGGCATAAAACAGTTCCTTGTATCATCAATTTCAGGAGATAATAGGTCGTTAAATAGCCAAATTGACCACCATGAAGttatttttgatatatatcGCTGTGCTCCTCAGATCCTATTAGGAGTAGCCCCATACCTTACAGGAGAGCTACTG ACTGATCAGCTAGATACTCGGTTAAAAGCAGTGGGGTTAGTTGGAGACCTATTTTCTCTGCCAGGCACTGCTATCCCTGAAGCATTTCAGCCTATCTTTTCAGAGTTTTTGAAGAGGTTGACTGACAGAGTTGTTGAGGTTCGAATGTGTGTTCTTGAACATGTCAAGAGCTGTCTGCTCTCTAATCCCTTAAGAGCTGAAGCTGCTCAAATAATTG ATGCACTTTGTGACCGGCTGTTGGACTTTGACGAAAATGTACGAAAACAAGTTGTTGCTGTAATCTGCGATGTGGCATGTCAGGCTCTAAATGCTATCCCTCTTGAAACTGTAAAACTTGTAGCTGAGCGCGTTCGGGACAAATCT CtccttgttaaaaaatataccATGGAGAGACTGGCTGAGATATACAGGGTGTATTGCTTGAAGTGCTCTGATGGCTCAATTATGTCTGATGACTTTGACTGGATTCCTGGGAAGATTTTAAGATGTTTTTATGACAAAGATTTCCG ATCAGATACAATTGAATCTATTCTGTGTGGGTCCTTGTTCCCAATTGAGTCCTCGGTCAAAGACATAGTTAAGCATTGGGTAAGAGTTTTCTCGGGCTTTGATAAAGTTGAGGTGAAGGCCCTTGAGAGGATACTGGAGCAGAAGCAAAG GTTACAACAAGAGATGCAGAGATATCTATCTCTTAGGCAAATGAATCAG GATGGTGATGCTCCTGAGAtccaaaaaaaagtgattttctGCTTCCGAATTATGTCTCGTTCGTTTGCTGACCCTACAAAGGCTGAAGAGAATTTTCAGATCCTTGATCAATTGAAAGATGCTAATATCTGGAAGATTTTGACAAATCTTGTTGATCCAAACACTAACTTCCATCAAGCTTATACTTTTCGG GATGATTTGCTTAGGATACTTGGTGAGAAACATCGACTCTATGAATTTCTGAGCAATCTCTCTGTGAAGTgttcttatttacttttcaacAAGGAGCATGTGAAAGAAATACTTTTGGAGGCTGCCACACAAAAATCCACCGGGAATGCACAATATACTCAATCATGCATGAATATACTAGTG ATCCTTGCACGCTTCAGTCCATTGCTGCTCAGTGGTTCTGAAGGggaattattaaattttcttaaagatgatgatgaaataataaaagaaggTGTCTTGCATGTTCTAGCAAGGGCTGGTGGTACCATCCGAGAACAGCTGGCAGATTCCCTGGCTGATTCATTGAG TTCCATAGACCTTATATTGGAGAGGCTATGTTTAGAAGGGAGTCGAAGACAGGCCAAGTATGCTGTACATGCCTTGGCTGCCATAACAAAGGATGATGGACTTAAGTCACTTTCTGTTTTATACaag AGGCTTGTGGATATGTTGGAGGAGAAGACACATTTGCCTGCTGTACTACAATCTCTAGGGTGTATAGCACAGACTGCAATGCCAGTTTTTGAAACCAGAGAGAGTGAAATTGAAGATTTCATAATAAACAAGATTTTGAAGTGCAGTAAT AAAGCAGAAGATGATTCAAAAGCATCTTGGGATGACAGAAGTGAACTTTGTTTGTTAAAG ATTTTTGGCATCAAGACTTTGGTTAAAAGCTATTTGCCTGTTAAAGATGCTCATGTTCGTCCTGGCATCAATGGTCTTCTGGATATCCTCAGAAACATACTTTCTTTGGGAGAGATATCAAAAGACATAGAATCAAG CTCAGTTGATAAGGCCCATTTGAGGCTTGCTTCTGCAAAGGGGATTCTTCGTCTTTCAAAGCATTGGGATGAGAAGATTCCTGTTGATATCTTCTACTTAACCTTGAGGACATCAGAG ATTAGTTTCCCTCAAGCTAAAAAACTATTCCTGAGCAAAGTCCATCAGTATATAAAGGATCGACATTTGGATGCAAAATATGCGTGTGCATTCTTAATCGGATCCAAGCCGCTAGAGTTTGAAGAG GATAAACAGAACCTTGCTGACATTATTCAAATGTATCATCAAGCAAAGGCTCGACAACTCTCTGTGCAATCTGATGGAAATTCCTTGACAAATTATCCTGAATACATTCTCCCATTCCTGGTTCATGCCCTTGCTCATCATTCATGTCCCAATATTGATGAATGTAAGGATGTCAAAGCATTTGAACTAATATACAG GCAATTGCACTTAATTATTTCTATGCTGGTGCAAAGAGATGAAGATGCCAAGTCAGAAGCTAGTACCAACaaggaaaaggagaaagaagTTATTTCTGTTATTAACTCTATCTTTCATAGTATCAAGTGCTCTGAGGATGTGGTTGATGCAGCAAAATCAAAG AACTCGCATGCTATTTGTGACCTTGGGTTGTCAATCACCAAGCGTCTAGCTGCGAAGGAGGATGACTTACAAGGGTTGACTGCATCAATCCCTTTGCCGTCTATGGTGTATAaatcgtttgaaaagaaagaaggggaTGACTCTGTG GCCAATGTGGAGCAAACATGGTTGGCCGATGAAAACATCTTGACTCACTTTGAATCACTTAAGTTAGAAACTGATGAAAAG CAGGTTTTTTCTGAAGGAGCTCAGGATGAAGAAAAACATGGTGAAGTAGATGGAAATGAAATTCCCATAGGGAAAATGTTAAAACACTTAAAATCTAAGGGGGCCAAGGCTAAACAGGTGAAAAAGAACAAGTCTTCACCAGCTGAAGCAAAAAAGGCTGAAAATGATGTTGATATCTTGAAAATGGTGAGGGAAATTAATATTGATAACTTGGGGATGTCCACTAAGTTTGAATCAAGCAACGGTCATGAACATTTTCCAAGTAAGAAAGCAAAAGTTGATCCTAAGCatgaaaaaggtaaaaagaGAATTGCTAGTGATGCAACATCTGTTCAAGTACCGAAACGCCGGAGATCATCACCAGCTCACAGTGCTTTCAGATCACCGACTAGTACTTCAAAGTCCCGTTCAAGAGTTTCTGGGGATGAATTTGATAGAGGCAGGCTTTCCCCAGTTCAATCCATTGAAATGGATCAAGACACTGGCTCTGATGTAAAAGACAAAATATCTACGCAGAAGAAAAAGGTTGCAGGTGCTGAGACAGACTTGTTGGTATCTTCCATTCAAAAGAACAAAAGCTCCTCATCAAAACAAAAGGGCAAGTTGTCTGACCGGGGCCATAATGATGAGGAAAATGAAGTGGGAGAAGCCAATGACCATGACGTGGAG AAGCCTAATGTGCTGACAGAGACTGATAAAATTAACATAAGTAGTAATGTCAAGTCTCCAATGGGGTCTAGCAGGAAGCGGAAGAGGAGAAGCATTGCAGGATTGGCGAAG TGCACATCAAAGGCTGGTGGACTAGATATCGAAGATCTGAGTGGTTGCAGAATAAAAGTTTGGTGGCCTATGGATAAGAA ATTTTATCAAGGCACGGTTAAGTCTTATGATCCTCTAAAAGGAAAGCATGTG GTATTATATGAAGATGGGGATGTGGAAGTTCTCCGTTTAGAAAAGGAGCGCTGGGAGCTTGTTGACAATGGTCGCAAGCCTTCAAAG AAACAGAAGTTAAATTCATCAAAGGGCACCCCTTCGAAAGAAGT GTCACCtgggaagaaaaataaaaattcaggtGGTTCTCATCGGAATAAGGAATCAATTAAGAA tgttaaaggaaaaagaacTCCAAAAAGAAATCCAAAGCACGGACGGAAGGGTGTATTAAAAAGTGACTTGGGTGAAGCTGAAGACAAAGGGAATTCTGACATGCCAAATCCTGAACCCACCACATCATCCAAAGCAGATGAAATGAACTCAG ATGATTCAGAAGGGGAACAAGCTGAAATGGATGAAAACCTAACAGATAGTGAGGAACCTGAGAAGGAGGTGAAGTCagtttcaaaaacaaaacagttGGAAGACACGGAGAAGAGCCCAGATCTTGCAGATGAACCTGGTGGAGAAGAAAATCCCGATTCTGAAGGGATAAGTGCTGAAGATAGCGAGACTGTCCCACAAGATAGTCAAAATGGTCCTGAAGAGAAATCTCATTCAGAAGATAAAGAAGCAGATGAATCAAGCAGCACCTTGAAAGAGGTATCTAATGAAGAAGACAAATCCGATTCAGAAGGGAATCAAGAAACCAATGAAAGCAGTCCCACAAAACCGAAGAAGCCTAGAAGAGAGTCATTAGATCCTTCTGATGCCCCTGATGCTGAAATTTCTGATGATGAGCCTCTT ATGAAGTGGAAGCGGCGAGCAGGGAAAAGGAAAAGTGGCTCAAGACGGTAG
- the LOC142635939 gene encoding sister chromatid cohesion protein PDS5 homolog A isoform X2, translated as MAQKLQLQLKEVGSKLETLPSTKDSLVKLLKQAATCLSELDQSPSASIMESMQPFLNAIVKPELLRHQDRDVKLLVATCICEITRITAPEAPYSDDVLKDIFRLIVSTFSGLSDTSGPSFGRRVVILETLAKYRSCVVMLDLECDDLVNEMFSTFFAVASDDHSESVLSSMQTIMVVLLEESEDVREDLLFVILSILGRNRSDITMAARRLAMNVVEHCAGKLEAGIKQFLVSSISGDNRSLNSQIDHHEVIFDIYRCAPQILLGVAPYLTGELLTDQLDTRLKAVGLVGDLFSLPGTAIPEAFQPIFSEFLKRLTDRVVEVRMCVLEHVKSCLLSNPLRAEAAQIIDALCDRLLDFDENVRKQVVAVICDVACQALNAIPLETVKLVAERVRDKSLLVKKYTMERLAEIYRVYCLKCSDGSIMSDDFDWIPGKILRCFYDKDFRSDTIESILCGSLFPIESSVKDIVKHWVRVFSGFDKVEVKALERILEQKQRLQQEMQRYLSLRQMNQDGDAPEIQKKVIFCFRIMSRSFADPTKAEENFQILDQLKDANIWKILTNLVDPNTNFHQAYTFRDDLLRILGEKHRLYEFLSNLSVKCSYLLFNKEHVKEILLEAATQKSTGNAQYTQSCMNILVILARFSPLLLSGSEGELLNFLKDDDEIIKEGVLHVLARAGGTIREQLADSLADSLSSIDLILERLCLEGSRRQAKYAVHALAAITKDDGLKSLSVLYKRLVDMLEEKTHLPAVLQSLGCIAQTAMPVFETRESEIEDFIINKILKCSNKAEDDSKASWDDRSELCLLKIFGIKTLVKSYLPVKDAHVRPGINGLLDILRNILSLGEISKDIESSSVDKAHLRLASAKGILRLSKHWDEKIPVDIFYLTLRTSEISFPQAKKLFLSKVHQYIKDRHLDAKYACAFLIGSKPLEFEEDKQNLADIIQMYHQAKARQLSVQSDGNSLTNYPEYILPFLVHALAHHSCPNIDECKDVKAFELIYRQLHLIISMLVQRDEDAKSEASTNKEKEKEVISVINSIFHSIKCSEDVVDAAKSKNSHAICDLGLSITKRLAAKEDDLQGLTASIPLPSMVYKSFEKKEGDDSVANVEQTWLADENILTHFESLKLETDEKVFSEGAQDEEKHGEVDGNEIPIGKMLKHLKSKGAKAKQVKKNKSSPAEAKKAENDVDILKMVREINIDNLGMSTKFESSNGHEHFPSKKAKVDPKHEKGKKRIASDATSVQVPKRRRSSPAHSAFRSPTSTSKSRSRVSGDEFDRGRLSPVQSIEMDQDTGSDVKDKISTQKKKVAGAETDLLVSSIQKNKSSSSKQKGKLSDRGHNDEENEVGEANDHDVEKPNVLTETDKINISSNVKSPMGSSRKRKRRSIAGLAKCTSKAGGLDIEDLSGCRIKVWWPMDKKFYQGTVKSYDPLKGKHVVLYEDGDVEVLRLEKERWELVDNGRKPSKQKQKLNSSKGTPSKEVSPGKKNKNSGGSHRNKESIKNVKGKRTPKRNPKHGRKGVLKSDLGEAEDKGNSDMPNPEPTTSSKADEMNSDDSEGEQAEMDENLTDSEEPEKEVKSVSKTKQLEDTEKSPDLADEPGGEENPDSEGISAEDSETVPQDSQNGPEEKSHSEDKEADESSSTLKEVSNEEDKSDSEGNQETNESSPTKPKKPRRESLDPSDAPDAEISDDEPLMKWKRRAGKRKSGSRR; from the exons aTGGCTCAGAAGCTTCAGCTTCAGCTGAAGGAGGTCGGATCCAAGCTCGAGACTCTTCCTTCTACCAAAGACTCTCTCGTCAAGCTCTTGAAG CAAGCTGCAACATGTCTCTCTGAGTTGGATCAATCACCATCGGCTTCAATCATGGAGTCAATGCAGCCTTTTCTTAATGCAATCGTCAAGCCTGAATTGCTGAGGCATCAAGATAGGGATGTCAAGCTTCTAGTAGCAACATGTATCTGTGAGATAACCCGCATTACTGCACCTGAAGCTCCTTACAGTGATGATGTTCTAAAG GATATCTTTCGTTTGATTGTGAGCACTTTTAGTGGGTTAAGTGATACGAGTGGTCCATCATTTGGTAGGAGAGTGGTCATTTTGGAGACTCTTGCAAAATATAGGTCATGTGTTGTGATGTTGGATCTTGAATGTGATGATCTGGTGAATGAAATGTTCAGTACATTTTTTGCTGTTGCCAG TGATGATCATTCAGAAAGTGTTCTGTCATCAATGCAAACAATTATGGTTGTACTCTTAGAGGAGAGTGAGGATGTCAGGGAGGATCTTTTGTTTGTTATATTGTCTATACTGGGTCGTAATAGAAGT GATATTACTATGGCTGCAAGGAGGCTTGCGATGAATGTCGTAGAGCACTGTGCAGGAAAACTTGAAGCTGGCATAAAACAGTTCCTTGTATCATCAATTTCAGGAGATAATAGGTCGTTAAATAGCCAAATTGACCACCATGAAGttatttttgatatatatcGCTGTGCTCCTCAGATCCTATTAGGAGTAGCCCCATACCTTACAGGAGAGCTACTG ACTGATCAGCTAGATACTCGGTTAAAAGCAGTGGGGTTAGTTGGAGACCTATTTTCTCTGCCAGGCACTGCTATCCCTGAAGCATTTCAGCCTATCTTTTCAGAGTTTTTGAAGAGGTTGACTGACAGAGTTGTTGAGGTTCGAATGTGTGTTCTTGAACATGTCAAGAGCTGTCTGCTCTCTAATCCCTTAAGAGCTGAAGCTGCTCAAATAATTG ATGCACTTTGTGACCGGCTGTTGGACTTTGACGAAAATGTACGAAAACAAGTTGTTGCTGTAATCTGCGATGTGGCATGTCAGGCTCTAAATGCTATCCCTCTTGAAACTGTAAAACTTGTAGCTGAGCGCGTTCGGGACAAATCT CtccttgttaaaaaatataccATGGAGAGACTGGCTGAGATATACAGGGTGTATTGCTTGAAGTGCTCTGATGGCTCAATTATGTCTGATGACTTTGACTGGATTCCTGGGAAGATTTTAAGATGTTTTTATGACAAAGATTTCCG ATCAGATACAATTGAATCTATTCTGTGTGGGTCCTTGTTCCCAATTGAGTCCTCGGTCAAAGACATAGTTAAGCATTGGGTAAGAGTTTTCTCGGGCTTTGATAAAGTTGAGGTGAAGGCCCTTGAGAGGATACTGGAGCAGAAGCAAAG GTTACAACAAGAGATGCAGAGATATCTATCTCTTAGGCAAATGAATCAG GATGGTGATGCTCCTGAGAtccaaaaaaaagtgattttctGCTTCCGAATTATGTCTCGTTCGTTTGCTGACCCTACAAAGGCTGAAGAGAATTTTCAGATCCTTGATCAATTGAAAGATGCTAATATCTGGAAGATTTTGACAAATCTTGTTGATCCAAACACTAACTTCCATCAAGCTTATACTTTTCGG GATGATTTGCTTAGGATACTTGGTGAGAAACATCGACTCTATGAATTTCTGAGCAATCTCTCTGTGAAGTgttcttatttacttttcaacAAGGAGCATGTGAAAGAAATACTTTTGGAGGCTGCCACACAAAAATCCACCGGGAATGCACAATATACTCAATCATGCATGAATATACTAGTG ATCCTTGCACGCTTCAGTCCATTGCTGCTCAGTGGTTCTGAAGGggaattattaaattttcttaaagatgatgatgaaataataaaagaaggTGTCTTGCATGTTCTAGCAAGGGCTGGTGGTACCATCCGAGAACAGCTGGCAGATTCCCTGGCTGATTCATTGAG TTCCATAGACCTTATATTGGAGAGGCTATGTTTAGAAGGGAGTCGAAGACAGGCCAAGTATGCTGTACATGCCTTGGCTGCCATAACAAAGGATGATGGACTTAAGTCACTTTCTGTTTTATACaag AGGCTTGTGGATATGTTGGAGGAGAAGACACATTTGCCTGCTGTACTACAATCTCTAGGGTGTATAGCACAGACTGCAATGCCAGTTTTTGAAACCAGAGAGAGTGAAATTGAAGATTTCATAATAAACAAGATTTTGAAGTGCAGTAAT AAAGCAGAAGATGATTCAAAAGCATCTTGGGATGACAGAAGTGAACTTTGTTTGTTAAAG ATTTTTGGCATCAAGACTTTGGTTAAAAGCTATTTGCCTGTTAAAGATGCTCATGTTCGTCCTGGCATCAATGGTCTTCTGGATATCCTCAGAAACATACTTTCTTTGGGAGAGATATCAAAAGACATAGAATCAAG CTCAGTTGATAAGGCCCATTTGAGGCTTGCTTCTGCAAAGGGGATTCTTCGTCTTTCAAAGCATTGGGATGAGAAGATTCCTGTTGATATCTTCTACTTAACCTTGAGGACATCAGAG ATTAGTTTCCCTCAAGCTAAAAAACTATTCCTGAGCAAAGTCCATCAGTATATAAAGGATCGACATTTGGATGCAAAATATGCGTGTGCATTCTTAATCGGATCCAAGCCGCTAGAGTTTGAAGAG GATAAACAGAACCTTGCTGACATTATTCAAATGTATCATCAAGCAAAGGCTCGACAACTCTCTGTGCAATCTGATGGAAATTCCTTGACAAATTATCCTGAATACATTCTCCCATTCCTGGTTCATGCCCTTGCTCATCATTCATGTCCCAATATTGATGAATGTAAGGATGTCAAAGCATTTGAACTAATATACAG GCAATTGCACTTAATTATTTCTATGCTGGTGCAAAGAGATGAAGATGCCAAGTCAGAAGCTAGTACCAACaaggaaaaggagaaagaagTTATTTCTGTTATTAACTCTATCTTTCATAGTATCAAGTGCTCTGAGGATGTGGTTGATGCAGCAAAATCAAAG AACTCGCATGCTATTTGTGACCTTGGGTTGTCAATCACCAAGCGTCTAGCTGCGAAGGAGGATGACTTACAAGGGTTGACTGCATCAATCCCTTTGCCGTCTATGGTGTATAaatcgtttgaaaagaaagaaggggaTGACTCTGTG GCCAATGTGGAGCAAACATGGTTGGCCGATGAAAACATCTTGACTCACTTTGAATCACTTAAGTTAGAAACTGATGAAAAG GTTTTTTCTGAAGGAGCTCAGGATGAAGAAAAACATGGTGAAGTAGATGGAAATGAAATTCCCATAGGGAAAATGTTAAAACACTTAAAATCTAAGGGGGCCAAGGCTAAACAGGTGAAAAAGAACAAGTCTTCACCAGCTGAAGCAAAAAAGGCTGAAAATGATGTTGATATCTTGAAAATGGTGAGGGAAATTAATATTGATAACTTGGGGATGTCCACTAAGTTTGAATCAAGCAACGGTCATGAACATTTTCCAAGTAAGAAAGCAAAAGTTGATCCTAAGCatgaaaaaggtaaaaagaGAATTGCTAGTGATGCAACATCTGTTCAAGTACCGAAACGCCGGAGATCATCACCAGCTCACAGTGCTTTCAGATCACCGACTAGTACTTCAAAGTCCCGTTCAAGAGTTTCTGGGGATGAATTTGATAGAGGCAGGCTTTCCCCAGTTCAATCCATTGAAATGGATCAAGACACTGGCTCTGATGTAAAAGACAAAATATCTACGCAGAAGAAAAAGGTTGCAGGTGCTGAGACAGACTTGTTGGTATCTTCCATTCAAAAGAACAAAAGCTCCTCATCAAAACAAAAGGGCAAGTTGTCTGACCGGGGCCATAATGATGAGGAAAATGAAGTGGGAGAAGCCAATGACCATGACGTGGAG AAGCCTAATGTGCTGACAGAGACTGATAAAATTAACATAAGTAGTAATGTCAAGTCTCCAATGGGGTCTAGCAGGAAGCGGAAGAGGAGAAGCATTGCAGGATTGGCGAAG TGCACATCAAAGGCTGGTGGACTAGATATCGAAGATCTGAGTGGTTGCAGAATAAAAGTTTGGTGGCCTATGGATAAGAA ATTTTATCAAGGCACGGTTAAGTCTTATGATCCTCTAAAAGGAAAGCATGTG GTATTATATGAAGATGGGGATGTGGAAGTTCTCCGTTTAGAAAAGGAGCGCTGGGAGCTTGTTGACAATGGTCGCAAGCCTTCAAAG CAAAAACAGAAGTTAAATTCATCAAAGGGCACCCCTTCGAAAGAAGT GTCACCtgggaagaaaaataaaaattcaggtGGTTCTCATCGGAATAAGGAATCAATTAAGAA tgttaaaggaaaaagaacTCCAAAAAGAAATCCAAAGCACGGACGGAAGGGTGTATTAAAAAGTGACTTGGGTGAAGCTGAAGACAAAGGGAATTCTGACATGCCAAATCCTGAACCCACCACATCATCCAAAGCAGATGAAATGAACTCAG ATGATTCAGAAGGGGAACAAGCTGAAATGGATGAAAACCTAACAGATAGTGAGGAACCTGAGAAGGAGGTGAAGTCagtttcaaaaacaaaacagttGGAAGACACGGAGAAGAGCCCAGATCTTGCAGATGAACCTGGTGGAGAAGAAAATCCCGATTCTGAAGGGATAAGTGCTGAAGATAGCGAGACTGTCCCACAAGATAGTCAAAATGGTCCTGAAGAGAAATCTCATTCAGAAGATAAAGAAGCAGATGAATCAAGCAGCACCTTGAAAGAGGTATCTAATGAAGAAGACAAATCCGATTCAGAAGGGAATCAAGAAACCAATGAAAGCAGTCCCACAAAACCGAAGAAGCCTAGAAGAGAGTCATTAGATCCTTCTGATGCCCCTGATGCTGAAATTTCTGATGATGAGCCTCTT ATGAAGTGGAAGCGGCGAGCAGGGAAAAGGAAAAGTGGCTCAAGACGGTAG